The window AACGACGCAATTACGTTTGCCATCGTAAACGTTTTACCGGAACCGGTTACCCCTAAAAGGGTCTGCTGTTTTTTTCCGGCCTTAAAATTTCTTGTTAACGTTCTTATCGCTTCGGGTTGGTCACCCTGAGGCTCGAATTCTGATACTAATCTGAAAATTGACATTTTTTACTCAGGGGGTCTCTTTAACCAGCTGAAAAAAGAATTGGAAGCCTCGCCCTTGCTGCAAAGTGCGTAGAGAGGTAATTTTTTTACTCACCTCCTTGCTTTACCTAAAAAATTTTGTACCCTTATATTTAGCAATACTTTCATCTATCAAAACCTTAAAAACAGATAAGATTGGTACAGCAAGCAAAAGACCCAAAAAGCCTAATAATTGGCTGCACACCAGGATTGCAAGGATAATGGCTACAGGATTTAATCCGAGTTTTTTACCTACAATCTTTGGCGTTATCAGCGTGCCCTCGAAAAATTGTCCTACCCCAAAAACGAGACCTACTAAAAGGAGATTTGAAATATCCTGATATTGGATATAGGAGAGGATGAGAGCAGGAACGAGTCCAAAGCATATGCCAATGTAGGGTATGATGTTTCCAAATCCCCCCATAACGGCCAGCAAATAAGACATGGGGGTCCCGATTATGGTGAGCCCGGTACCATAAATGAATGTCAGGATTACACAAACCGTTATCTGCCCTCTAAAAAACGCTCTGAGATTTTCGTCTATCCTTTTAAATATATCAGAAATTTTCTCTTTTCTATCAAGCGGCAGCAATTCTCTACTCTTTGCTACAATAGTATTAAAATCCTTTAAGAGGTATACTGTTACAACTCCAAACAACAGGATATTCATAATCATTCCCAGAAAACCAAATGTGCTGAAGAAAATAGTTTTTAAAATCCCTATGGTAAAGATTAACGCTTCTGGCGTATATTTCTTCAAATCAAGTATGGATTGTGGAATAGAAGAGCGAGAGGAACTGGATCTCTTTTCATCTGAAGATGAAGTCTCTCCCTTTTCCTGGTCTCTATTTGTTGAATCTTCTTTTCCGGCAGTCTTGCCCTCGATCTGTTTGATAAGGAATGCTCCAATTTCAGTATCACGGTATTCTTCAATAATTTTTTCCACACTCCCCTGATATTTCGGGTATTGTTCCTTGAGTAGTGTCCCCACACGCACGATACCTGTAATCGTTTTGGGAATCGTGTATGTTAGCAACCCTCCCATAATCAGGATCAGCCCTGTTATGAGCACTCCTATTGCAAGGCTGCGGGGAATGTATATCTTTAAGAACAAGAGCTTTTTACCTGAAATGAAGTCCACTACCGGATCAAATATATATGCTATGGTGAAGGCGAGAAAGAGTGAGATCAAGATACCTCTCAGGAAATAACCCAGGAAAAAGAAAAGGGTTACCATACATAACCCTATAATGGCTCGTATCCACATATTTTCCAGTAGTTTTTGGTTTTCCATAAATTAGCTTGCTTTCCGCCTGAACGAAGTCAGGCAGGAGTTCTCTTCATTGACAGTTAAACCTGATTAATCGAGCGGCTGCAACAGACCATAAATGCATTTGTCCTGTTTATTGAGCTGACAATATGCTCATTGTATTAAGGCAGAGCCTTCTGTTCAGGAGAAACGTTATCAATGAGCGGCTTCTTTCCGCTGTTCTTTGATAAATACCAGCTCTTTAATCTTTTTTACTGTTCCCAAACCGATACCATCAACTTCAGACAATTGATCTAATGTCTGAAAAGAGCCTTTCTCTTTCCGGTATTCAATTATTGTCTTTGCTCTTTTCTCACCGATACCCGGTAAAATAATGAGTTCATACCATTCAGCCCTGTTCAGGTCAATCTTTAATTTGATTGATTCGGGATCAATGTCCACTATCTCTGTTTCTGGAAGCCACCAGTGTCGTTCTATTGTGTATTTGATTCCTGTTCCGATGAGGAGAGAGGTAACCAGGATATAGGTTGCAATCATTTCCCTTCTCGAGAATTCAAAAATCTTCAATGGGCCAGGTTGTTCGGACATGATGGTAGTAAGGATTCAGAAAAAAAGCAGCAACTTTATGTATAGTCTTTCCATGACAAACACGTTGTCGGTGTTTTAGAAGCTGTTATGTTTGTAGTGTTTAAACTGAGAATTTCAGATTAAATTACTGATTCTCACGCAAAGCCGTAAAGATCGCTAAGAAAAAACATGGTCCCAAAGCGTATCCCCTTCGCGTTCTTTGCGTCTTGGTGTGAGGAAATATAAGTTCATTCCATAGGATTTTCCACCTTATACACACTGTTTTGGGTATCAATTGTCTTATTTTTTAAAACCCAGAGTTTTCCGGCAGGAACAGTTATAAGGATTTCTCCGGTACCAATCAGTTTAATGTCTCCTTCAAACTTTATCCTTCCCTGGGATGTATCATTTTCTTTTAATAAATTGATGGTTAAAGTACCCCTGTAATCATCTACATCAACATACGCGTCTTTAAAGATCTCAAAAAATTCTTTTGAATTCAGTGTGTTCTGGTCAACAAAATTACCCTTTAACAGTGGATAGTTTTGTGTAGCGTCTCTATCCGTAACTATTAATAGTACCTTTCCATATTTTGTCGCTTTTGACTGTATTTTGAAAATTGAGGAGAAAAATGCAAAAAAATCATCTCGTTTCCTTGTTGCGATATGGTTCCAATGTTGATATTTCGCCTCTTTGGGTCCCAGGATATTAAGCGCTGCGTTATTATCGAAAAATGAGACACCTTTGGAATCCTGGTGTGTTGTAATAGAGGTGGCCAAAGAGGCTTCAAATAAATAATGAATAAAACCTCCTTTCTCTTTTTTCTTTAACGCCATTGGAATAGTATCAAAATGGGACGAAACATTTCTGATATTTCCAGTTGCAACATTTGTATTATACGCGCCTCTGGATTTTTCTAACTGTTTAATGTCTGCACCGCATTTTTCTGCAAGTTCGGCCTCAAATATTTGCGTGATATAATCTCCTGTTGTCTTGTTTTTCAGCAGGAAGGAAAATCCTCCTTTTCTCAAGTATTCCCAGACCAGAAAGAACGCGATTCTCAGGTTTTTGTGGTCCGGGTTTTTTTCTAAATATTTCATTTCATTGATTGCAGTTATAAAATGGTTTGCACCCCAGTTCAATACAACAGCGTTATCACCATTACTGAATATAAAAAACTCTAAATTATCTTCCCTTATTACATCCTGAACGTCTCTATTTCTCAGGCAGTATTTGAAACCATGTCCATGCCCGCCGGGATAACCACCGTTTGCTTCAGAAATAATCAATTCTTCTGAGTCATTTATTGCTTTAATAATTGGTAAAAGAGGCTGAACGGTTACTATAACTTTTAAATCTTTTAAATACTCCAACCGTTTTATCAGGTATTCATTTATTGGTTTGTATGATCTGGAATTTGCAATTACCGCAACACGCCGGATCCCGGAACAGTAGGCATGCATGATAATACTCTCTACATTAGAGATATAGTTTCCGTCTTTATCCTTTTTTGCGCTTAAACCTCTGGGAATAAATTCCTCAGAATGGTGATCCTTGAAAATAGAATATAATTCGGGGGAATATAGGTCTCTGGCGAAACTATCGAAATCTGATTTTGAAAGC is drawn from Candidatus Scalindua sp. and contains these coding sequences:
- a CDS encoding AI-2E family transporter yields the protein MENQKLLENMWIRAIIGLCMVTLFFFLGYFLRGILISLFLAFTIAYIFDPVVDFISGKKLLFLKIYIPRSLAIGVLITGLILIMGGLLTYTIPKTITGIVRVGTLLKEQYPKYQGSVEKIIEEYRDTEIGAFLIKQIEGKTAGKEDSTNRDQEKGETSSSDEKRSSSSRSSIPQSILDLKKYTPEALIFTIGILKTIFFSTFGFLGMIMNILLFGVVTVYLLKDFNTIVAKSRELLPLDRKEKISDIFKRIDENLRAFFRGQITVCVILTFIYGTGLTIIGTPMSYLLAVMGGFGNIIPYIGICFGLVPALILSYIQYQDISNLLLVGLVFGVGQFFEGTLITPKIVGKKLGLNPVAIILAILVCSQLLGFLGLLLAVPILSVFKVLIDESIAKYKGTKFFR
- a CDS encoding helix-hairpin-helix domain-containing protein; the protein is MIATYILVTSLLIGTGIKYTIERHWWLPETEIVDIDPESIKLKIDLNRAEWYELIILPGIGEKRAKTIIEYRKEKGSFQTLDQLSEVDGIGLGTVKKIKELVFIKEQRKEAAH